From the genome of Gryllotalpicola protaetiae:
GGGTCCCCCGGGCGGCGCGGCGCGATCTCAGGGTCGAAGCGGATGCCGGTGCCGCGCACCATCGCATCCATGATCTCCTTCACCGACGACCCCTCGCCGCTGCCGAGGTTGTAGACCGGCTCGACGGCTTCGCCCGCGAGCATCCGCCGGGCCGCAGCCACATGCGCCGCCGCGACGTCGGCGACGTGCACGTAGTCGCGCACGCAAGTGCCGTCGGGCGTGGGGTAGTCGTCGCCGAAGATCTTCGGAACACGCCCGGCCTCGAGCGCCCGGAAGACGAGCGGGAACAGGTTGTGCGGGCTCGTGTCGCGCAGTTCGACGCTGCCGGAGCCGACGACGTTGAAGTAGCGCAGCGAGGTGTGCACGAGCCCCGTCGCGCGGCCCTGGTCGGCGAGCAGCCACTCGCCGATGAGCTTCGTCTCGCCATACGGCGACTCCGGTGTGGTCGCCGTCGCCTCGGTGACGAGCTCGACGGTCGGCGTGCCGTAGACGCCGGCGGACGACGAGAAGACGATGCGGGTGACGCCGGCGCGCTCCATCGCGGCCAGCAGCGCGACCGTGCCGGTGACGTTCTGGTCGTAGGTGTGAAGCGGGCGCTTCACGGACTCGCCCGCGTACTTGTAGCCCGCGAGGTGCACGACCCCGTCGATCTCGTGCCGGTCGAAGAGCGCGTCGAGCGCCTTCGCGTCGAGGATCGACGCGTCGACGAACGGCACGTCGGCAGGGACGAACTCGCGGTGCCCGCTCGACAGGTCGTCGATGACGACGACGTCGAGGTCGGCAGAGAGCAGCGCGCGGACGACGTGCGAGCCGATGTAGCCGGCGCCGCCGGTGACGAGCCAGGACATAGTTCCTCCGGGTGGGGTCGGGGGTCGACGGTCGAGTTCAGGCTAGCGGGCGGTCAGCTCGAACAGCACGAGCTCCTCGGGGTGCAGGACGGGCGGGCGCAGGCCGCTCGCGCGAAGCATCCGCCCGCTCATCGCGGCGCCGCGGCGCACCCACGCGAGCTCACCGCGCGCACCCACGCGCGGGCCGCCGGATGCGCCGGGCAGCGGCAGCAGCTCGACCGCGTAGACGCGATCGTCGTCGAGGCCCGGGAACGTGATCGGCGCGGAAGGGTAGGCGCTCGCCGACGTGACCTGCGTGAGCGCGAAGAGCGCACGCGAGCCGTCGGCCGCGACGACGCCGCGCAGGTCGGCGCCGGGGTCGGCGAGCTCGGCGTGCACGACGCGACCGGTGTGCAGCCAGTCACGACGTTCTTTGTGCAGGGCGATCCAGCCGGCGAGCTCGCGCTCTTCGGCCTCGGTCAGCCCCGTCACGTCCCACTCGACGCCGAGGTGGCCGAAGAGCGCGACGCCTGCGCGCAGCGCGAGGCTCGCGGTGCGGCCCGTCGAGTGCGAACGCGGGCCCGAGATGTGCATGCCCATCAGCTCGGGCGGCAGCAGGAGGCCCGTGTACTTCTGTATCGTGAGACGCTCGATCGGGTCGATGCAGTCGCTTGTCCACACGCGGTCGGTGCGCGCGAGGATGCCGAGATCGACGCGCGCGCCCCCGGACGCGCAGCTCTCGATCTCGAGTGCGGGATGCCGCGCGCGCAGCTCGTCCATCAGGCGGTACACCGCGAGGGTCTGCGCGTGCGCGACGGGGCGGCCGGTCGCCGTGCTGCCCGCCTCGAGCAGGTCG
Proteins encoded in this window:
- the galE gene encoding UDP-glucose 4-epimerase GalE, giving the protein MSWLVTGGAGYIGSHVVRALLSADLDVVVIDDLSSGHREFVPADVPFVDASILDAKALDALFDRHEIDGVVHLAGYKYAGESVKRPLHTYDQNVTGTVALLAAMERAGVTRIVFSSSAGVYGTPTVELVTEATATTPESPYGETKLIGEWLLADQGRATGLVHTSLRYFNVVGSGSVELRDTSPHNLFPLVFRALEAGRVPKIFGDDYPTPDGTCVRDYVHVADVAAAHVAAARRMLAGEAVEPVYNLGSGEGSSVKEIMDAMVRGTGIRFDPEIAPRRPGDPARTVADGALAARDLGWAMTHTLDEMVSSAWEAVRWAR